A DNA window from Candidatus Ancaeobacter aquaticus contains the following coding sequences:
- a CDS encoding Rrf2 family transcriptional regulator, producing MRISTRAQYGMRLMYVLGLHYGQGPVFLKDIARSEEISEKYLSQIIIPLRVAGFVLSHRGAHGGYELAKPPKDVTMKDIVGILEGNFNLVESAQNQAHGAHMSLRVTQHLWGMLGGKIADTLEEVSLHDLLQKSKELDVKCINYTI from the coding sequence ATGAGAATATCAACGCGTGCCCAGTATGGTATGCGGCTTATGTATGTTTTGGGTTTGCATTACGGGCAGGGACCTGTTTTCTTAAAAGATATTGCTCGCAGCGAGGAGATATCTGAAAAGTATTTAAGCCAGATCATTATTCCGCTCAGGGTGGCTGGTTTTGTGTTATCACATCGTGGAGCACATGGAGGGTATGAGCTTGCCAAACCTCCAAAGGATGTCACAATGAAAGACATTGTTGGAATATTGGAAGGAAACTTTAATCTTGTCGAAAGTGCGCAAAACCAAGCTCACGGAGCGCATATGTCTTTACGTGTCACACAACACCTGTGGGGCATGTTGGGCGGGAAGATTGCAGATACATTGGAAGAAGTCTCGTTGCATGACTTGTTGCAGAAATCAAAAGAATTAGATGTTAAATGTATTAATTACACAATATAA